The following coding sequences are from one Carassius gibelio isolate Cgi1373 ecotype wild population from Czech Republic chromosome B7, carGib1.2-hapl.c, whole genome shotgun sequence window:
- the LOC127961653 gene encoding huntingtin-interacting protein K, protein MAAEGDVDLDLEAEENCTGKPTEKPRKHDSGAADLERVTDYAEEKEISSSNLETAMSVIGDRRSREQKAKQEREKELAKVTIKKEDVELIMGEMEISRAVAERSLREHMGNVVEALVALTN, encoded by the exons ATGGCGGCTGAGGGAGATGTGGATCTGGACCTGGAGGCTGAGGAGAACTGCACGGGGAAACCAACAGAAAAGCCCCGGAAACATGATAGTGGAGCTGCTGATTTGGAAAGGGTTACTGACTATGCGGAGGAAAAGGAAATTTCCAGCTCGAATCTGGAAACG GCAATGTCAGTGATTGGAGACAGAAGATCCAGAGAACAAAAAGCAAAACAGGAAAG AGAAAAAGAACTAGCCAAAGTAACAATAAAGAAGGAAGATGTGGAGCTCATT ATGGGCGAGATGGAGATTTCGCGAGCAGTGGCCGAGCGCAGTCTGCGAGAGCACATGGGCAATGTGGTGGAGGCACTGGTTGCACTGACCAACTGA